The Gigantopelta aegis isolate Gae_Host chromosome 3, Gae_host_genome, whole genome shotgun sequence genome segment TTTTTGAATTGATCTTCTTAGACTGTTGTGACACATAATTATGATTAATTTCACCCTAACCAATGTCTGAATAAAATATGCATGTACCTACGAAGGCTAACGTGTAATATTTTAGCAGAACTTTGttatgtaaattaatttaattaaagatACTGACGTTCCTAGCAAATTACCGAGAAATCATTTTATACTTTCcagtaattacattttgttttcttctcctAAAACGTCATTTGGGCAATCGGCTGGCAATCATCTAGTAGTCTGAGGTCTGGGaaataattctaaaatgttaagcTATCAATCAGATTCATACTATAAATGGCCGAGCATGTTACTAAACCAAAACAATGATAATCGTATGGGTTCATCAAGGAAACAATAAAGCTGCCATGACTAGACAGAAGTAAGGCAGCACACAGCTTGGCATGAGTCACATAGAGCTATGTATCTATTGCACATAGAAAGGATCCTTTGAAGACAATGTTGATTTCCCATGTTGGAACATGTATGTGAAGAAAACAgtctgtaggtagtactaaaccaaataacttccggctgggtcaaagttggaggtgcaccgaacttttgatagagaagtgaacaccacaagtcctgtgattggttataaatgtgagtgtgttggttgtaaaaaataatagtttcatctgggtgaaaaaaaatgcaattttatttcatctagtaccaatatgtcaagtagccttgtatgtttggggtacctgtacaaaaaaagtactcgaattttgtgcggagctagggtagtcatagacgttaccctttatctcagaaacaagcagcttgacccccaattttttctgattcactttaagtgtgaggagtggtagtatttatatccgtggcgtttatgttgattgatacgctgcaggtaggagttttagccacatatattactattgtcgtctatgggatttgatttggtagtatacaccctgtacaCAGATAATCTTGTATTGCATGTGAAGATCTCGTACTGAGAAACGGTGTTTGGGTAATCTTGAATCACTTCAGCGGGGCAtgggatccagaaaatccatttagggggatcccagtgacatgaggtggaatgccaatcgaactttgggggagatttggaaggggatcgtaaaaaaatgaaaatatataataaaattataactatcgcaaaatttaggggggaggCGGGCTCCTGGTCCCTcccccagatccgcctctgcacttgttttcaaaacaaaataccaaCATGGAACAAATGTCATCGCACTGGGTTACTTTCAGAGATACGTGTTTGTACACCAGACCATCAATTGGGAGTTTGAGAGATAATGTTGGCTCTGGCCTAATAATGCGTAACGATAAAATGCTGACAGTGTTGCTAATCACCTTTCCAGAAAcgcaattattatttaaacatggTGACAGAAGTTTCCACAGCACTGAATGGCACAACCTAGAAAACAGTCAAGGTTTTCTTTATAACCTTTGTCAGCGCTCGTACTCCTACAGTTGGTAATAAACAATAGTATTAGTGACAATATTCAGACAAGTACCACTAAACACAGGCATGGAATATTGCTCCCCCAAATCACACCTCTTGTTCCCCCACGACATTTTATATTAGCATGTCTAGTAAAATACTCAGTGTGTTTGCCCCCTCCCACGTGGGTggccccccaatataaaatacgCCGATGTTTATCACTAAAACAATcaaacacaacatattttacatttaatttctaCAGTTGTAAATTTCAcctgaattataaaaaataaataaactgcacaaTATACTACATAGCGACTTCTCAATGTTCTGTTTAAGTATAGTTTAACCCAATCGCACACCATTTAGAAATCTGACTGGTCCTTGAGGTATATCATCATTCTTAACACGCGATCTTTAGTGTATGCAGCATgcattatatacaattataaaaGAAAAGGCTTCTATCACCAAATACAgtttacacatacatgtgtatttagtttacacatacatgtgtatttagtttacacatacatgtgtatttagttTACAAACTTTTATGCAAGAAGGAAGCCGACTACGTGCTTTACCATcttccaaaatggccgccgttcTCAAGGACAAATTTGCGATGTCTATATAGTCCAAACACTTGcttgtacatattatatttaaaagaaaaccaagTTAGCTGAATCACAAGACATTGTGTGTATACAAAATTTAGTACACAACACTTGAAAGTTTGTGCAGAGAACCTATGAAGGCGgccatattgaaaaaaaaggagCTGCACTCCCACATGTTCAAATTTCACACTTTATTACTAGGATTCCAACCAGGGGACGGGATGTAACTCACTGCCGTCCTCAAGTGCGATGGGTAATAGGATCTACATACATATGTAGACCCActgttttcccgttccaaccagtgccctacgactAGTATACAAAAgtgttcctgtctgtgagaaaatgcGTACCGTACCAAAAAAATCGATCCCTTCAGTAGAAACAGCGTGtgtcgcgacagcgggtttcctctcatattCTAGACCGTATTCTAGACATCAAGTACCCGAGCTGTGCCGAAGTGTAGTGACTTGGTGAAAAATACTTTCAGGGAGGCATGAAAAAAGAAGCTCATTTTATCAGCTCATAGGTGTGATAACTAATTattgctccatccagtgcaccacgactggtatatcaaaggccgaggtatgtgctatcctgtctatgagatggtggtgcgtataaaatatcccttgctactaatgaaaacatttagcgggtttcctttcttagactatatcaaaattaacacatgtttgacacctaatagccgatgattaataagtcaatgtgctctagaggtgtcgttaaacaaaacaaactttgaacacAGCTGATTATCTCCCCTTTTTTCAAATTGGCTGTCTGTAACCATctggccccgttccacgaagcaatcttagcaatAAGATCACCTCTGGCacataaggtgatcttagcgctaagatcgcttcgtggaacgagaCCCTAGTCTCTGAAAATTACAGACGAGGTATTTGATGTATATGGCCTACTGATACTAAATCAAGTTTGAAAACAGAGTTAGGCACTTTGCTAGATTGTTATGCTATTTTCCTAGCCTGAATACTCTGCCGTTCGATAGCTAGACGGACCTGTGTGCAGTTATGGCCGCTTTCTCACAACCGTAGGCCtacaaatgtccatctagctctcgaacggcaagAGTACTCGGGGTAGCTATTTCCTGTCTAACATAGGCcctaccagtggcggatccagaaaatccatttggggggggggggggggggcaatgacatgaggcggtatgccaatggaacttttggggaggtttggagaggatcataaaaaaaaaaaaattaatattataataaaattataactgtcgcaaaatgtttttttttttttttggggggggggtgcgggcCCCTACCCCCCATAGATCCGCCTCTACCTACTATTTGAGAAGATAAACAACACGtgacatatattattaatatgcatattagttttgtttattaacagGCTCAAAATATGAAAGCACTAGATAAATAATAGACTAGAGCGTGTATCACTCACACGGATGCCAGCTTTCTGGTACTATACTAATACCCTATAGGCCCTACATACTAATTATCTAACTGCCCCAAACACTACGCCGGAACCGAAACACACCTTCGCGTTCTTGTGCAGTTGATCACATTACATCTGTTGTCGTCTGCTTTTCATAAAGTGTtgaaaaaatgtttaataaattgttCTTAAGCCTATTTACTAAGAACAATTtctaagaaaaagaaaatggttATAACGAGTATCCTATACTACCCACAATGTAATGTGAATTTacgaacaatttttttttttaatatacccaGGATATTATTCCAAACTGCGTACATATACCTGATAAACAGCACGCCAACCATACACACAACATGGGCATCACTGAAGCTAAAGTGAGAgacaacacaaatatatactaGTTCAATTTTTTGAGtccgtatttttttttttttataaataataaagctgcaataatattaaaataacgtGGCGATGTCgcatcatattaaataataataataataataaaaaataaaataaaataaacgacGTGTAGATTTCGTAACAGCGGAACCAAAAGCGGGTCTGTTCTTCCtcgacatacatgtaatataaaacgAGTTAAGCGCGGAGTACAAATACATACAATGGTTGACACAAAACACATCAACAGACGTCAAATATCACGCAAAACATAAACCGTGAGCAGATGTTTCTGTCAGTACAGGGGTCAGCGgattcatattttattatatttgtataagaCACAACTGtccatatgtatacacatatatacacgtaAATACgattatatttataacatattacCTAATCAATAACCCAGATATCATATAATTACCGACCCAATCATAATTTAGTTAAAGATTTACCttgtttaatacaaaatgtataaaatatctattaaaaaaaCTATACCACAAAAAAAAGTTCTAAAAAatactacaaatattaatttggaATGGAATGACGACTTTTAACAtgatcatatatattatatatatacctttgtACAACATAATGTCTTTGtcttattttattctattttgcATTGTTTGTATATTGGCTATTTACGCTCTGCACACCATACGATTGGTAATCACGTCGGAACAGAAAAGCCCTCCCATTTTGCTATCATTTACGAAGTAAGACAAAATGGCCGGATCTTGAACCTCCGCCTGGGTCAAGGTCGGCGTCCTATCGACCTCGACATTGCAGTCGCGTAGTGCTACACTAGATAacttgttgtttttgttcttgtctTTGCCTTGGGTATTTACTGCTTTTTGATTGGATATTTTGCTGAATTGCTTTTGAAGGTTATATTCGTTTCTGATATCTTCAATATCAAAGAACGCCTCATGGATGATGGAACCTCCATGAATTGCTTCCGTGAATCTATCGATGTCTCGTTTGATTTCCGCCATGATGTCATCAGTGATGACTGGTAATTCTTCCTTCTTGCCCTCGTTTGTCTCGAAATCAGACAAACTGCAATTCGTGGATACATCAACCTTTCGGAAAAACAAAAGAATGATTGAATAAAACAACACCTATAAcaataacatcaataacaacaacaacaataacaataacaacaacaacaacaacaacaacaaaaacaacaataataataataataacaatcattCTTGGAGTACTTTTAAAGCAAAACATGTCCCCTATAGAAGCCAACACATTTtggtatctcctaaattcaagggccaacAATTTGTGggaaatgggtaaatcgccatgaaagttaaccttgatctgtaatagaatatgataaagctataccgGTGCACACAATtatagctcaatatcttgaggcattctaaaaacaaaacatccagaaaactatatgtgggacggacggatggacggacggacggacatacagacagatagaagGACGGAGAttaaacctatagtcccttccaGTTGGACCGGTCGGGGACTAATAATATCAgtgtataattacatatataaatacgaATCATATATACTTTCAAAAACGATCTGTGTAGATCAGGGCCTTGTAAGGGCCTCTATGGGCAACCCAGGGAGACAACTCAAAATCAGCTAGGCCccagtaacgagctactctcaaCAAACTAAGTTCCAAAACATGTAGCTCCTCCTTTCCAGTTCGATGAACCGATAAAAAATGCGCCAAAATTTCTTCATTCAAACTGCGCACATTTTCCCCTTTGGTGATctcttgcacctaccagtgcaggcggtcccttctcccacccaccccaaccctttcccgTCCTGGGCgaaggagccggccgaggcctgCACctatgcccatgacaggcgtgcgctaaaaaagcttgctctgaacgtgcacgttaatCCCTATACCATACCTTCGAACAatatgatttgtttaacgagggcaggacgtagcccagtggtaaaacgatcgcttgatgcgcgatcggttttgggatcgatcctcgttggtgggcccattgggctatttctcgtcacagccagtgcaccatgactggtatatcaaaggccgtggtatgtgctatcctgtctgtgatggtgcatatacaatatcccttggtactaatagaaaaatgtagtgggtttcctctccatgactgtcaaaaatgatcatatgtttgacatccaatagccgatgattaataaatcaatgtgctctagtgtgccattaaacaaaaaacccagtttttttctttaacgacatcataagaacacattgatttattaatcaaggtttactgaatgtcaaatattaggtAATTCTCACATAGTTAtacaggaaacccgcaacattgttttcattagcaacaagggacctttcaggataacacataccacatcctttgaatATATCCGTCGTGGGGCATTGGGTGCACCAgagggattcgatcctacgacaaaGCACCTCTGGcaagactgagctagatcccgcagCCAAATATTCATTCAAACGTCGTTATCTCGAATTCTATAATATCGGACTCTTCAAAATCGACATAACGAagtttattaattacatgtttAAAAGTGTATTAGGTGTATTACTTACATATAGAGTAACACACGAATTAACAATCAGTATTAAACCCTGTacttgtattaaaaacaacacaataatgCATTTGTCACGAGTTGGGCCggatttagatcagtcggttgagtgctcgcttgaggtgcttacgtcgcaggatcgaaccacctcggtggattcattcaactgactgttttcttttctcgttccagccagtgcaccacaactggtcaaaggtcgtggcatgtgctttacTGCAGGGGCAGATTATGCTGTAGatattgatgtgtgtgtgtggggggggggggggggggggggtccgaaacaatatgtaaatgttaataatttgaaattatacattttacgtggacatcaatttagatctacgtggtgaGGTTGAGTTTTTTTTaaccgtggggggggggggggggattctgTGCAACTgggaacacccccccccccataatccgcccctgtacTGTTTGtgacaaagtgcatataaaagatcccttgctgctttaggaaaaatgtagcgggtttcctctgatgactatgcgtcagaattaccatgtgtttcacatccaatatccgatgattaattaatcaatgtgctctagtggtgttgttattaaacaaaacaaaaacaaaaacaaaatattcatgAGTTTGGTCTAATTTACCAATCTGgataaaatgcatataatatgtattaggTACATCTACGACAGCGAGTTTTGAATACATTAAAATTGTACGAAGATATAGACAATTGGTACGTCATATTTctctttatatttataattataacagaACTATGTGCTTTACTAAGAAATATCAGCGCAAGCACACGCACCGTTTAATTCAGCTTACAATCTAAACTGTGAACCCATATATTAGGGCCAAGTTAGCGGCTATAGTAGCACGTAACGCGAATCTATGCAGATGCATATCTTACCATTTTTGGCATCGACTTGGATCTTAAAGCCTCTATGACCGATGACATGGGATAATTCAGGGTGACATCTCGCTGAATGAGCGCGATCACATAGATCGGGCAACGACAATTGGGGCAACCAATCGTCAAGTCGTGCACGTTAATTTGTGGTTTATTGCGTTTAGCATGTTTACCCATTTCCAACAGACAGCTGGAATGAAATAATAAGATATACGATATATATAATTGCTtactattaaaattaatttttaatttattaatttctgtctctgtctctctgtctctttctttctctctctgtctctctctgtctctctctctctctctctgtctctctctctctctctctctctctctctctctctctctctctctctctctctctctagatagatagagagagagagagagagagagagaacaaaacGTTCCctgcattcatttttttttttttttaattgaatatcgaatatttggcaattttgacatttagtattagacaggaaacccctctacctttttttttcaatagtatcaagggatcttttatatgtaccatcccacggtctttgatatacccgtccaggtgcactggctggaacgggaaatagcccattgggcccaccgacggacgGGCGGCAAGAATAGAGTGCGCTGTCCAGGGAAAGTGCTTCAGATGGCCATTTTAAAAGCTGCACCTTCCATAAACACTACTATGTCCTTTTAAAACGTtgcgtcccccccccctccctctctctcatgGCATTCAAtgtacccgtcggtgggcctattgggctatatctcgttccacccagtgcatcacgactggtatattaaaagcattggtatgtgctatcctgtctgtgggaaagtgcatatagatcccttgctgcattagaaaaaatgtagcgggtttcctctgaagactacgtgtgagaattaccacgtttgacatcgaataaccggtgattaattaatcaatgtgctctagtggtgtcgttaaacaaaatacacttttcAATGTAGACAATTATATTGGGTACTGACGAAAAGTTTAACAGGCGCAAATGAGGGAGGGTgcgtttaaatttttttttttttaaatcccagaTGTTTAATGATTACTGTTGACAAAATCACAGCAATAACAGAAAAATGAGGTACGGTATGTGTATGTTAAGCGTTAAGAAATgaataaagaacaaaacattatagtgtgtgtgtgtgtgtgtgtgtgtgtgtgtgtgtgtgtgtgtgtgtgtgtgtgtgtgtgtgtgtgtgtgtgcgcgcgcgcgtttaatatacagccactaatatattatgcagaaaaatgaaattacaatcgttaaaaagtctctgttagtcgataacatcttagaaagtgcagcaaactcaggaatgtccctttaaggaggGAGGGTGTcaattaaaaataccaaatgatACAATAGTCTACTACAAAATAGTATACTTTATATTCCTTATCTTTGTTTGTTATGTTGTACGTTTTGTTCAAAATGTCAAAACCAATGTCTTTATTGTAAAATtagtttaatttacaaaaataaaagtattgctaaattattattatttttacattacgtAATTATTGATGAATGGCCACTTATACGTACTTGAAACAAAAGGTATGTCCACATGGTAAAACCACGGGACTATCAAAATATTCCAGACAAATtccacattttaaaatctgaacAGTGTCTTCACCAATTAACTCTGGTAGTTTCCAAGAAAACAAGAGACTGTTGGTATCATCCATCGTCATTATTCACTAAATATTTCAATGAAAAGGAACAAAAGGCAGTCCAAAAGAGACCTTACAGCAACTGCtacgatgacgtcattttccTATGACGTCACTGAGCAAGTCCTAAATCTAAATTCCAATAGCAACGTTGGCGACGATAATGTAACGCAGAGTTCAACATACAGGCGTCGATCAAAGTACTGGGGTGCGTAACCCAACCCGGAAGGTCGAAATGCATTTATTGGTTTTCAGTTGGGATAATCTTGTAATAGCTTGGTCAGTTTGTAGGCTTTATAACCAGCGTATCAAATGAGGGTGGAGCTGGGTAGCGcgcgggtggggtgggggtggggggtgatcggctttaaatcaatcaatcaatcaataaatcaatctttatttttctttatatatgaaaaatacacaCCGTGTATCATCGTACACAGGATATTGCGAGCTCCGAAGCGAGAAAAAGGCAAAATACCACCGCATCAAGTTAAGTTATTTGCTGTTTTCTTTGATTTGGTGCAGATTTATGTTGACCAATGTTAAGCGGCTACTTGCTAGATAATCTaccaatacatttatttctcATCGTAATTTTCACAATACCTGAcccaaattattttgacatGAGTGTCAAACATTGCATGCAAATGACccttaaattatattaaatataggcTATTATATCAGGCCCAGCCTCATCATTTTATATTTCCAGAATTATTGAAGTGGTACAAACAACAACGGACCTTGCAAATAACAAGTGTTCCTACAACAGACCGAGGGATAGAGTGAGACGGTACCCTAAATTTCAAAGATTGGACTTGTAAAGGACATGCACGGAACTTAGCTTAATTTAATTGTCAAGGACATACACACGTGTTATCAACAAGTGAAGTGTTGATTGTACTGCATTCAtgttaaggaaggaaatattttatttaacgaggcactcaacacattttatttacggttatatggcgtcagacatatagttaaggaccacacagatatttaaggaggaaactcgctgtcgccacttcattggctactcgtttcgattggcagcaagggatcttttatgtgcaccttcccataaacaggatagcacataccacggtctttgatgtaccagtcgtggtgcactggttggaacgagaaatagcccagtgggcccaccgacggggatcgatcccaaaccgaccgcgcatcaagcgagcatttgaccactgggctacgtctcgcccccaccaTTCATGTTAAGATACCGTTAGACATATTTTTACGAAAGCGAAATTACAGCACTCAAACTATGATCAGTAAAGAAACATACAACACCATGTGAACAAATATGTGTATggtaataaatgataattattacacaagaaaatatatgcTATTTCAATGCACATTTTAcgatattgtttttgtttttatacacaTTATTTTCCATTATCATACGTTTATAAGAAAATGTATGATTTATAGAAAATACGATTAATGATAAACAAAACGTAATTAATTGTAATATGAAATTAGTTCCAACTTTACTGAATAAAACATTCTTCTTTGAGTTCATAAAATTTAGTCTTTCATTCTCGTCTTTAAATGCAGGTCTATTCTTCTCTTTTATGTAgcaattgtttattttcatctCATCATTCATGCCGGATCCATGGCTGCACCCTCTTTCCTATACCCTTTTCTTTGGCTTTCTTCTGGATAACATCTTTCCTGTAATgacacatttattgtttttaaatcgtAAGCTAATTGTTTTAGCAATTCAGTGGATAGGtccacgtgtgtgtgtgcatgtgtgtgtgtgtgcgagagagagagagagagagagagagagagagagagagagagagagagagagagagagagagagagatggaccGATGTATTTATTTCAGGAAACGTTTAATAATGTGCTTCACGGTATAAGCAACCTATAAATCATTGCTCATTTTCCTACACTCATACGTGgaattaacatgtttttaaattattaatatatatatatacatttaatctaaattattattgtttagtgTGCATAGTCTTTGAATATCGATTGCatttaaaggattttaaaaatcgTTTTGGTTTTGTTAACGTTTATTTACCCAGCCCGTGAAATGGACTGCAGACAgcataaccttttagtcatataaTTAGGTAATGCCTAAATTTTCCAactaaagtgtgtgtgtatgtgtgtgtgtgtgtgtgcgtgcgcgtgcacGCGGACACGTCAGGCACAGTGgatgagggtggggtggggtggggaatgctgaataataataaaacccccCCACACATTTGGGCAATTCTACGAAAACAATCAACATCAGGGTGAAAATCCAAAACATACTTTCTGATTGTGGTTTATTGTTTGCAAGGCCAAAGGCTCCAGATTATTAAACCGTACTGCATAATTGAGATACGTAACCTATTGCCCACTATTTCAGCTACTtcaagggacataccctagtttttaaacactaaggcatattgtttaccattagagccgtttttgataactgaaatgatactttacttagattattattatatagattatccatttccgtacatttaaagtgtttttggtcatcctggtgtttttaatatcacaaaatgtatttatcatatttttaaaaacgcacgtgcgtctatttttagagggtatttgaccatttcaaagtcacagactcatgtttcactcaatggtatctttatccaaatgtgttacaggtttgtatattaattaaacgcagtgttaattttcatgggctgaaactagggtctgtccctttaacaattatCTTGAGTAGACGAAAACAAATGCCCCCATTACAAAGAATGTAGCTCTATCGACAAACATAAAACGAAATGTTAGCAATTAAACCTTATTAGTGGTGTTCAACAATGAACTAAATATCAGTCTCCAAAACTGTGCCTTTTTCAGGGGTGACGATACAAATGTCACGTGTGTTACATTTACAGTAAAcgag includes the following:
- the LOC121368181 gene encoding postreplication repair E3 ubiquitin-protein ligase rad18-like codes for the protein MTMDDTNSLLFSWKLPELIGEDTVQILKCGICLEYFDSPVVLPCGHTFCFNCLLEMGKHAKRNKPQINVHDLTIGCPNCRCPIYVIALIQRDVTLNYPMSSVIEALRSKSMPKMVDVSTNCSLSDFETNEGKKEELPVITDDIMAEIKRDIDRFTEAIHGGSIIHEAFFDIEDIRNEYNLQKQFSKISNQKAVNTQGKDKNKNNKLSSVALRDCNVEVDRTPTLTQAEVQDPAILSYFVNDSKMGGLFCSDVITNRMVCRA